The genomic DNA TTGTATTATTTTACATCACAGAAAATTTTTTTATTTTCTGTAAAGAAATTTTATTAGTTAATGTGCGGTTGAAAAAAATTACATTATAAAGTGTGGTATAATTTAGAAAAGTCTGAAAAAGTTATATAATAATATTTTCAGTATTTACTTTTTTATTTGTAACTATAAGGAGGAAATATGACAAACAGAGAATTCTGGAATTTGATAAATGAAAGCTGCAGGCTTGCGGGAATGGATAATGACAAATATCTGGAAATACTGGAGAATAAGCTGTCCAAGCTGGATGTTGATGAGGGATATCAGTTTAATTATTATGTGGGCTATTATTCAGGAAAAGCCGAGGAAAATCCAAAGCTTGCACTTTTAATGAAGGTAATAGAAGGAAGCGTAACAGACGACTCACTGCTGTATTTTGCAGTATGGCTTGTATCCAGAGGAGAGAACATCTATTTTGAAACTTTGAAGAATCCTGATAAATTTATTACATTGATAAATCCCGAAACTTTATCAGAATTTGAAGGTCATTATTATGCTCCTGAGTTTGAACTGCTTATGTATGTCGGCAGAAATGAAGAAGAATATGATGCAGAAGGAGAAATACCGGAACAGGAATATAAACTTATAAATAAAATTTATAGTGACAAAATTCCGGAAGATAATAGGAATTACTATGATTTAGTAAGGGATATTGATAAAATTCTTCCAAAAACTATGAAATTTTTTGACTTTGACAAAGAGCTTCTGGAAGAATCTTTAAAATATGAAGAAATGGAAAAAAATAATTTCTCCAAAATAAAGAATGAAGAGGAAGAGTTTCTAAATGAATTAAAAAAGCAATGGACTTTTACAGAGTTAAAGAAAACTATTTATGAATTAGAACGGACTAAAAGAAGTGTCCCTGTAGCTGTTCCAATGCCGCCGTATAATGACAGCATTATTATGTATACGACAGGGTTAAATAAAGCTAAGGATGGTTTTATTATAAAAAAATGTTACTGGCATAATTATAAAACCGGGGAGAATAAAGATATAAAAAATACAGGCAGTGGGGAATATCTGGCAGGAGATGACAAAAATATATATTTTTACAGCGGGAATTTTGAGGAGAGTCCTAAAATATCCGTTTATAATTTTGAATCTAATGAATTTTCTTCTACAGATATTATTGACAATGACTTTGATAATAATAAAACGGCTGCTGTAATCACTATGATAGGAAAAGGAAAAAATAAGTCAGGAGTAATACATAACGGGAAACTGTATTTCTCTTTAATAATATATGCAAATCCCAGAACACATCATATATTTAAATTTTATAAAGAAAAATCTTATGTTTATGATATAACAGAAAATCAAATATCTTTATTAAGGGAGAATATATCAAAAATAAGATTTTATCAGGATAAAATGTATTATTTGGAACTGGGGGATCATGCTGATGATTATACTTATTATTACAGTCCGAAAACTTTGATTTGCAGAGATATGAAAAATAACAGGGAAGAAAAAATAGCAGAAAACGTATCAGATTATGCATTAGATAACGGAGTAGTCTATTATTCACATATAAAGGGGGAAAAGATACATGATTTGGTCAGAGTGGAAAATGGAAGCTCTGATATAATTCTTAAAAATCAAATGTATCTGGATGATTTTACTGCGGCAGGCAATAATATTTTTCTGTCTTTCTATTTATCCACTGGAAACGGAGGCTATATTCATTCGTTTATTCTGAATATAAAAACAGGGAGTATATGCGAAGTAGCAGGCAGCAGTCAGCCGCATGAATCAATTGTCTATGAAGATAAATATACAGCTGTCGAGAATATTTATGACGACAGGAAAATCTTTTTGAGAATTTATGAATATGAAATGGCTGAAAAATGAATAATCTAAAAAAATCTGAGAAAAAATGAGCTTATTATATATTTAAGCTCAATAAAAAATATAAAAACCTCCGGAAATTCAAATATCTGAAAATCCGGAGGTTTTTATTTATTTTATGCAGAATGAGGTAAATTACTTTGAAACAGTGGGGCTTACCACAATTTCCCCGCTTGCTATTTTTTCTTTTATTTCTTCAAGTTTCTTTATATTTTCTTCACCGATTTTATCCTTTGTGAATTCAAAGTCTGTAAGACCTACTCCGCCTTCTTTTACTCCGAATTCATATACTTTTCCTTCAAATTTATCTTCTTTGACGTTTTTAACAAGATCGTATACAGCAACATCAACTTTCTTTAGCATAGAAGTAAGTATAGTTCCGGGAAACAGATCATCCTGATTAGAATCCACACCTATTGCAAAGACACCCTTATCTTTTGCTGCCTGAAACATACCCTGTCCGCTTGAACCAGATGCATGGTAAACTATATCTGCTTCCTGACCGACTATTGCTTCAGTTCTTGATTTTGCCGATGCAGGATCATGGAATGCATTTGTTCCTCCGATATAAACAGCCAAAACCTTTATATCAGGCTTTACATATTTGGCACCCTGCTGATATCCTGCTTCGAATTTCTGTATTAACGGAGCTTCGGCACCGCCGATAAATCCTACAGTATCCGTCTTGGTCATCATAGCTGCAAGGGCTCCTGCAAGGAATGATCCTTCGTGTTCTTTGAATGTAAGAGAAGCAACATTTGATAATTCAGGTACTCTTTCATCTGTAATTGCAAATTTTTGTTCAGGAAATTCTCCGGCTACAGTAACAAGTGCATCCTTCATCATAAATCCTGTAGCTATAATAAGGTCATATTCTCCGCTTTCAGCATAAGTTCTAAGCTGTCCTTCAGCCTCAGAAGTAGGGTCTTTAGGTTCATAACCTACATATTCTATTCCAAGCTCATTTTTAGCTTTTTCAAGACCTCTTTGTGCAGCATCGTTAAATGAATGGTCTCCCAGTCCTCCCACGGAATAAACAATTGCTACTTTAACATTGCTTTTTTCAGCAGATGCTTCAGTCTTTGTTTCTCCTCCTGTTTCATCTTTGGCAGTGTCTGTCTTTCCGCAAGATATCAGAAATAAAAGTGACAATGTTAAAAATAATAAAATCTTTTTCATATTTTCCTCCTAAAGTTTCCATTTGATATAGATAATTCGAGATATAGCGGTATCTGGTTAAACTATCGTATAAAATGGTATCTGCATCCGGCTGGCTATAAGCCGGATAATATATTAACTAGGTTCTGCCGGGAAGTAAATTTTTTGGTTCAAAAAGTTAAGCAATTACATTAAAATATTGTACTAAATATTTTCAATAATACCGTCTACAAGACTTTTGAAAGCAGGCTTCATTTTTTCGCCCATTTCCAGAACCTCCACATGGTTCAGAGGCTGATCCAGAATTCCGGCAGCCATATTTGTGATGGCAGAGATACTGAGAACTCTCATTTTTCCGTGTTTGGCAACTATAGTTTCAGGAATAGTAGACATTCCCACATTGTCGGCACCAAATGATCTGAATAATTTTATTTCTGCGGGAGTTTCAAAATTTGGTCCGCTGTATCCGATAAAAACTCCTTTTTTTATGTTAATATTAAGTTTTGATGCTGTATCTTCAGCAATTTTTACTAAATCACGGTCATAAAGATTAGTCATATCCGGGAATCTGTCACCGAATTCATCTTCATTTTCTCCTATAAGGGGATTATCACCCATAAAATTAATATGATCAGTTATTATCATAAGATCACCGGGTCTGAAATCTTTATTTAGCCCGCCTGTTGCATTAGTAGTAAACAGAATTTCTATTCCTAATTTAGTAAAAACACGAATGGCATATGTAGTAGCATACATTCCTTTTCCTTCATAAAAGTGAAGTCTTCCCTGCATGCATACTACTTCCTTACCGTGTATTTTTCCGAAAACAAGCTGTCCTTTATGTCCTTCTACACTAAGTGTGGGAAAGTGGGGTATATCGCCGTAAGGAATTACAACCTTGTCTTCAAGCTCATCGGCATAGTCGCCAAGACCCGAACCGAGGATAAGAGCCACTTTCGGATTGGCATTCGTTTTGGTTCTGATATAAGCGATAGATTCATTTACTCTGTCAATTAATTTCATATTTTTCTCCTGTCCATCTGTAGATTTTCTTTTAATTCTTTCAGCTTTTGCAGCTGAAAATTGTTTATGTAAATTTTTCCTGAATTTATAGAGATTAGATTCTCATTTTTTAGCTTTTGGAGCAGTCTGTTTATTGTTCTTTCATTTAAGCCTATTCTTTCACCAAGTTCTTTTCTGGTGTTTTTCAGTCTTATATTAAAATTTTCCGCGGTTTTTCCGCCGGTGATATTATCTACCACATTAATAATGGTAGAAATAAGACTGTAATTGGAATTATATACCATATATTTCCCGTTTTCATTTGAAGATTCATGGAACCTTTCGGCAAGACGCCGGGCCACATGAAGGGCAAAACCATGGTACAGCTTCATCCATTTTAAAAATACCTTGTCGTCCACGGCAATAAGCGTGCATTCATCAATGGATTCAATAGTGCATGCAGAACCCTTTGCTAAAGAAACAATCTCAATATCGCCGATAATTGATAATAATTTTAGTTCTTTTAGTATATATGCATTTCCGTTAGCAAATTCATTAACCAAAAGAGCTCTTCCAGAGATAATAATACCGATAAAATTAATGTGTTCACCTTTTTTTACAATGATATTCTGCGGCTTGTAAATAACCAGTCTGCAATGTTTACGGAGCTCCTCACGGGGTATGTCTTCAAAATATCTTTTTAAATAATCATTTTTAGAAATATAGTCTAAACTCTCCATTAGGTTACCCCCTGTAAAATTATTTTATCACCGCCTTTATATTTAAGTATATAAGACAAATTTAGCAC from Sebaldella termitidis ATCC 33386 includes the following:
- a CDS encoding Crp/Fnr family transcriptional regulator produces the protein MESLDYISKNDYLKRYFEDIPREELRKHCRLVIYKPQNIIVKKGEHINFIGIIISGRALLVNEFANGNAYILKELKLLSIIGDIEIVSLAKGSACTIESIDECTLIAVDDKVFLKWMKLYHGFALHVARRLAERFHESSNENGKYMVYNSNYSLISTIINVVDNITGGKTAENFNIRLKNTRKELGERIGLNERTINRLLQKLKNENLISINSGKIYINNFQLQKLKELKENLQMDRRKI
- a CDS encoding DUF4240 domain-containing protein — protein: MTNREFWNLINESCRLAGMDNDKYLEILENKLSKLDVDEGYQFNYYVGYYSGKAEENPKLALLMKVIEGSVTDDSLLYFAVWLVSRGENIYFETLKNPDKFITLINPETLSEFEGHYYAPEFELLMYVGRNEEEYDAEGEIPEQEYKLINKIYSDKIPEDNRNYYDLVRDIDKILPKTMKFFDFDKELLEESLKYEEMEKNNFSKIKNEEEEFLNELKKQWTFTELKKTIYELERTKRSVPVAVPMPPYNDSIIMYTTGLNKAKDGFIIKKCYWHNYKTGENKDIKNTGSGEYLAGDDKNIYFYSGNFEESPKISVYNFESNEFSSTDIIDNDFDNNKTAAVITMIGKGKNKSGVIHNGKLYFSLIIYANPRTHHIFKFYKEKSYVYDITENQISLLRENISKIRFYQDKMYYLELGDHADDYTYYYSPKTLICRDMKNNREEKIAENVSDYALDNGVVYYSHIKGEKIHDLVRVENGSSDIILKNQMYLDDFTAAGNNIFLSFYLSTGNGGYIHSFILNIKTGSICEVAGSSQPHESIVYEDKYTAVENIYDDRKIFLRIYEYEMAEK
- a CDS encoding purine-nucleoside phosphorylase; protein product: MKLIDRVNESIAYIRTKTNANPKVALILGSGLGDYADELEDKVVIPYGDIPHFPTLSVEGHKGQLVFGKIHGKEVVCMQGRLHFYEGKGMYATTYAIRVFTKLGIEILFTTNATGGLNKDFRPGDLMIITDHINFMGDNPLIGENEDEFGDRFPDMTNLYDRDLVKIAEDTASKLNINIKKGVFIGYSGPNFETPAEIKLFRSFGADNVGMSTIPETIVAKHGKMRVLSISAITNMAAGILDQPLNHVEVLEMGEKMKPAFKSLVDGIIENI
- a CDS encoding BMP family lipoprotein, with protein sequence MKKILLFLTLSLLFLISCGKTDTAKDETGGETKTEASAEKSNVKVAIVYSVGGLGDHSFNDAAQRGLEKAKNELGIEYVGYEPKDPTSEAEGQLRTYAESGEYDLIIATGFMMKDALVTVAGEFPEQKFAITDERVPELSNVASLTFKEHEGSFLAGALAAMMTKTDTVGFIGGAEAPLIQKFEAGYQQGAKYVKPDIKVLAVYIGGTNAFHDPASAKSRTEAIVGQEADIVYHASGSSGQGMFQAAKDKGVFAIGVDSNQDDLFPGTILTSMLKKVDVAVYDLVKNVKEDKFEGKVYEFGVKEGGVGLTDFEFTKDKIGEENIKKLEEIKEKIASGEIVVSPTVSK